From the Caballeronia sp. NK8 genome, one window contains:
- the argF gene encoding ornithine carbamoyltransferase, whose protein sequence is MTAKKIRHYLQFKDFSLDDYEYVLERARILKRKFKNYETYHPLHDRTLAMIFEKSSTRTRLSFEAGIFQLGGHAVFMNTRDTQLGRGEPIEDSAQVISRMVDIIMIRTFGQDIIQRFAESSRVPVINGLTNEYHPCQVLADIFTFYEHRGPIHGKTVAWVGDANNMLYTWIEAAQILGFKLRLSTPLGYKLDPALVSEDSKPFYEEFDDPNDACTGADLVTTDVWTSMGYEAENEARMKAFADYCVDAEMMARANPDALFMHCLPAHRGEEVSADVIDGPQSVVWDEAENRLHVQKALMEYLLLGKLNH, encoded by the coding sequence ATGACCGCCAAGAAAATTCGCCACTATCTTCAGTTCAAGGATTTTTCGCTCGACGACTACGAGTACGTGCTTGAACGCGCGCGCATCCTGAAGCGCAAGTTCAAGAACTACGAGACCTATCATCCGCTGCACGACCGCACGCTCGCGATGATCTTCGAGAAGAGTTCGACGCGCACGCGTCTCTCGTTCGAAGCGGGCATCTTCCAGCTCGGCGGCCACGCGGTGTTCATGAACACGCGCGACACGCAGCTCGGACGCGGCGAGCCGATCGAGGATTCGGCGCAGGTCATCTCGCGCATGGTCGACATCATCATGATCCGCACGTTCGGCCAGGACATCATCCAGCGCTTCGCGGAAAGCTCGCGCGTGCCGGTGATCAACGGCCTGACGAACGAATATCACCCGTGTCAGGTGCTCGCGGACATCTTCACGTTCTACGAGCATCGCGGGCCGATTCACGGCAAGACGGTCGCGTGGGTCGGCGACGCGAACAACATGCTCTACACGTGGATCGAGGCCGCGCAGATCCTCGGCTTCAAGTTGCGCCTCTCGACGCCGCTCGGCTACAAGCTCGATCCCGCGCTGGTCTCCGAGGACAGCAAACCATTCTACGAAGAGTTCGACGATCCGAACGACGCCTGCACGGGCGCCGATCTCGTCACCACGGACGTCTGGACCAGCATGGGTTACGAAGCCGAAAACGAAGCGCGCATGAAGGCGTTCGCGGACTATTGCGTCGACGCCGAGATGATGGCGCGCGCGAATCCCGATGCGCTTTTCATGCACTGCCTGCCCGCGCATCGCGGCGAGGAAGTGAGCGCGGACGTGATCGACGGTCCGCAGAGCGTCGTCTGGGACGAGGCGGAAAACCGTCTGCATGTCCAGAAGGCGCTGATGGAGTATCTCCTGCTCGGCAAACTGAATCACTGA